In one Erinaceus europaeus chromosome 3, mEriEur2.1, whole genome shotgun sequence genomic region, the following are encoded:
- the ABCG8 gene encoding ATP-binding cassette sub-family G member 8 isoform X1: MTEMVPREMALGLTAASQDTWGLQESLFPCESDSDSLYFTYSGPPNTLEVRNLSYQVDTASQLSWFKRLVHFKLPWASGRALHLLGVQHLSFTLRSGQMVAILGTPDCGRASLLDVLTGRGLAGGVRSGEVLINGQPGTPQQVRKSVAHVRGHDQLLPHLTVRETLAFVAQLRLPRTFTQAQRDKRVEEVIAELRLRPCADTRVGNSYVRGVSGGERRRVSIGVQLLWNPGILLLDEPTSGLDSFTAHALVRSLSRLARGNRLVLLGLQQPRSDVFRLLDLVLLLAAGQPVYLGAAHHLAAYFSAAGHPCPRFCNPADFYVDLTSVDRSCPESEAASRERARALAVLFRDKVQGNPDFLWRAEGSGPEINSPAPLSEPEHPLRAPKMPGPLQQFTTLIRRQLSNDARALPVLLVRGVEACLMALVIGFLYYGHGAAPLSAMDMVALLFMTCALVPFNIILAVISKCYSERTMLSLELEDGLYSAGPYFFAKALVQVLGTLPGQVAYALTYGLLTYGLAGLRMEPVPLLLHLLLVALGVLCCRAMALAIAALMPSFHAASFCGNALYNAFYLSGGFMVQLNGLWTVPAWISKVSFLRWCFQGLMLIHFQGQTYPLAVGNLTLPVPGDLVLKSMGLASCPLFAVYLILLGLMVGFLLLYYLCLCFIRQTSSQDW, from the exons ATGACTGAGATGGTCCCTAGAGAGATGGCACTGGGGCTCACAGCTGCTTCCCAGGACACCTGG GGCCTGCAGGAGAGCCTCTTCCCTTGTGAGAGTGACAGTGACAGCCTGTATTTCACCTATAGCGGACCCCCCAATACGCTGGAGGTGCGGAACCTCAGCTACCAG GTGGATACAGCCTCCCAGCTGTCCTGGTTCAAGCGGCTTGTCCACTTCAAGCTGCCCTGGGCTTCGGGCCGGGCACTCCACCTGCTGGGTGTGCAGCATCTGAGTTTCACACTGAGGAGCGGGCAGATGGTGGCCATCCTCGGGACCCCAG ACTGTGGGCGCGCCTCCCTGCTGGACGTGCTGACAGGGCGCGGACTGGCCGGAGGGGTGCGGTCCGGCGAGGTGCTCATCAATGGGCAGCCGGGCACGCCACAGCAGGTGCGCAAGAGTGTGGCCCATGTGCGCGGCCATGACCAGCTGCTGCCCCACCTGACCGTGCGCGAGACTCTGGCCTTTGTGGCACAGCTGCGCCTACCCAGGACCTTCACCCAGGCCCAGCGAGACAAGAGG GTGGAGGAGGTGATAGCGGAGCTGCGGCTGCGCCCATGTGCAGACACCCGTGTGGGCAACAGCTACGTGCGTGGGGTCTCAGGGGGTGAGCGGCGCAGAGTCAGCATTGGGGTTCAGCTGCTCTGGAACCCAG GCATTCTGCTGCTGGACGAGCCCACGTCGGGGCTGGACAGCTTTACGGCGCATGCGCTGGTGCGCTCGCTGAGCCGCCTGGCGCGTGGGAACCGTCTGGTTCTGCTGGGGCTACAGCAGCCCCGCTCTGATGTCTTCCGCCTGCTTGACCTGGTGCTGCTGCTGGCCGCTGGGCAGCCTGTCTACCTGGGTGCCGCCCACCACCTGGCTGCCTACTTCAGTGCTGCAGGCCACCCCTGCCCACGCTTCTGCAACCCCGCAGATTTTTATG TGGACCTGACCAGCGTGGACAGGAGCTGCCCCGAGAGTGAGGCGGCCAGCCGGGAGAGGGCGCGGGCCCTGGCTGTCTTGTTCAGAGACAAAGTCCAGGGGAACCCTGACTTCCTGTGGAGAGCAGAGGGCTCAGGACCCGAAATCAACAG CCCAGCCCCCTTGAGTGAGCCTGAACACCCCCTGCGGGCCCCCAAGATGCCTGGCCCACTCCAGCAGTTCACCACACTGATCCG GCGCCAGTTGTCCAATGACGCACGCGCCCTGCCGGTCCTGCTGGTGCGTGGGGTGGAGGCCTGTCTGATGGCGCTGGTCATCGGCTTCCTCTACTATGGCCATGGCGCTGCCCCCCTCTCGGCTATGGACATGGTGGCCCTACTCTTCATGACCTGTGCGTTAGTCCCCTTCAACATCATCCTGGCGGTGATCTCCAAGT GCTACTCAGAGCGGACCATGCTCTCGTTGGAGCTGGAGGATGGGCTGTATAGTGCCGGCCCCTACTTCTTTGCCAAG GCCCTTGTGCAGGTGTTGGGCACACTCCCAGGTCAGGTGGCCTACGCGCTTACCTACGGGCTACTCACCTACGGGCTGGCAGGACTACGCATGGAGCCGGTGCCCTTGCTACTTCACCTGTTGCTGGTGGCCCTGGGTGTGCTGTGCTGCCGTGCCATGGCCCTGGCCATTGCCGCCCTGATGCCCTCCTTCCACGCCGCCTCCTTCTGTGGGAACGCGCTCTACAATGCCTTCTACCTCAGtggtggcttcatggtgcagctGAATGGCCTGTGGACCG TGCCTGCCTGGATCTCCAAGGTGTCCTTCCTGCGCTGGTGCTTCCAGGGGTTGATGCTCATCCACTTCCAGGGACAGACGTACCCCCTAGCTGTGGGCAACCTCACCCTGCCCGTGCCCGGGGACCTG GTCCTCAAGTCCATGGGTTTGGCCTCCTGCCCACTCTTTGCCGTCTACCTCATCCTGCTGGGCCTCATGGTCGGCTTTCTGCTGCTCTACTACCTGTGCCTGTGCTTCATCAGACAGACATCTAGCCAGGACTGGTGA
- the ABCG8 gene encoding ATP-binding cassette sub-family G member 8 isoform X3 has translation MTEMVPREMALGLTAASQDTWGLQESLFPCESDSDSLYFTYSGPPNTLEVRNLSYQVDTASQLSWFKRLVHFKLPWASGRALHLLGVQHLSFTLRSGQMVAILGTPDCGRASLLDVLTGRGLAGGVRSGEVLINGQPGTPQQVRKSVAHVRGHDQLLPHLTVRETLAFVAQLRLPRTFTQAQRDKRVEEVIAELRLRPCADTRVGNSYVRGVSGGERRRVSIGVQLLWNPGILLLDEPTSGLDSFTAHALVRSLSRLARGNRLVLLGLQQPRSDVFRLLDLVLLLAAGQPVYLGAAHHLAAYFSAAGHPCPRFCNPADFYVDLTSVDRSCPESEAASRERARALAVLFRDKVQGNPDFLWRAEGSGPEINSPAPLSEPEHPLRAPKMPGPLQQFTTLIRRQLSNDARALPVLLVRGVEACLMALVIGFLYYGHGAAPLSAMDMVALLFMTCALVPFNIILAVISKCYSERTMLSLELEDGLYSAGPYFFAKVTSLGVGHTPRSGGLRAYLRATHLRAGRTTHGAGALATSPVAGGPGCAVLPCHGPGHCRPDALLPRRLLLWERALQCLLPQWWLHGAAEWPVDRACLDLQGVLPALVLPGVDAHPLPGTDVPPSCGQPHPARARGPGPQVHGFGLLPTLCRLPHPAGPHGRLSAALLPVPVLHQTDI, from the exons ATGACTGAGATGGTCCCTAGAGAGATGGCACTGGGGCTCACAGCTGCTTCCCAGGACACCTGG GGCCTGCAGGAGAGCCTCTTCCCTTGTGAGAGTGACAGTGACAGCCTGTATTTCACCTATAGCGGACCCCCCAATACGCTGGAGGTGCGGAACCTCAGCTACCAG GTGGATACAGCCTCCCAGCTGTCCTGGTTCAAGCGGCTTGTCCACTTCAAGCTGCCCTGGGCTTCGGGCCGGGCACTCCACCTGCTGGGTGTGCAGCATCTGAGTTTCACACTGAGGAGCGGGCAGATGGTGGCCATCCTCGGGACCCCAG ACTGTGGGCGCGCCTCCCTGCTGGACGTGCTGACAGGGCGCGGACTGGCCGGAGGGGTGCGGTCCGGCGAGGTGCTCATCAATGGGCAGCCGGGCACGCCACAGCAGGTGCGCAAGAGTGTGGCCCATGTGCGCGGCCATGACCAGCTGCTGCCCCACCTGACCGTGCGCGAGACTCTGGCCTTTGTGGCACAGCTGCGCCTACCCAGGACCTTCACCCAGGCCCAGCGAGACAAGAGG GTGGAGGAGGTGATAGCGGAGCTGCGGCTGCGCCCATGTGCAGACACCCGTGTGGGCAACAGCTACGTGCGTGGGGTCTCAGGGGGTGAGCGGCGCAGAGTCAGCATTGGGGTTCAGCTGCTCTGGAACCCAG GCATTCTGCTGCTGGACGAGCCCACGTCGGGGCTGGACAGCTTTACGGCGCATGCGCTGGTGCGCTCGCTGAGCCGCCTGGCGCGTGGGAACCGTCTGGTTCTGCTGGGGCTACAGCAGCCCCGCTCTGATGTCTTCCGCCTGCTTGACCTGGTGCTGCTGCTGGCCGCTGGGCAGCCTGTCTACCTGGGTGCCGCCCACCACCTGGCTGCCTACTTCAGTGCTGCAGGCCACCCCTGCCCACGCTTCTGCAACCCCGCAGATTTTTATG TGGACCTGACCAGCGTGGACAGGAGCTGCCCCGAGAGTGAGGCGGCCAGCCGGGAGAGGGCGCGGGCCCTGGCTGTCTTGTTCAGAGACAAAGTCCAGGGGAACCCTGACTTCCTGTGGAGAGCAGAGGGCTCAGGACCCGAAATCAACAG CCCAGCCCCCTTGAGTGAGCCTGAACACCCCCTGCGGGCCCCCAAGATGCCTGGCCCACTCCAGCAGTTCACCACACTGATCCG GCGCCAGTTGTCCAATGACGCACGCGCCCTGCCGGTCCTGCTGGTGCGTGGGGTGGAGGCCTGTCTGATGGCGCTGGTCATCGGCTTCCTCTACTATGGCCATGGCGCTGCCCCCCTCTCGGCTATGGACATGGTGGCCCTACTCTTCATGACCTGTGCGTTAGTCCCCTTCAACATCATCCTGGCGGTGATCTCCAAGT GCTACTCAGAGCGGACCATGCTCTCGTTGGAGCTGGAGGATGGGCTGTATAGTGCCGGCCCCTACTTCTTTGCCAAGGTGACCAGCCTGG GTGTTGGGCACACTCCCAGGTCAGGTGGCCTACGCGCTTACCTACGGGCTACTCACCTACGGGCTGGCAGGACTACGCATGGAGCCGGTGCCCTTGCTACTTCACCTGTTGCTGGTGGCCCTGGGTGTGCTGTGCTGCCGTGCCATGGCCCTGGCCATTGCCGCCCTGATGCCCTCCTTCCACGCCGCCTCCTTCTGTGGGAACGCGCTCTACAATGCCTTCTACCTCAGtggtggcttcatggtgcagctGAATGGCCTGTGGACCG TGCCTGCCTGGATCTCCAAGGTGTCCTTCCTGCGCTGGTGCTTCCAGGGGTTGATGCTCATCCACTTCCAGGGACAGACGTACCCCCTAGCTGTGGGCAACCTCACCCTGCCCGTGCCCGGGGACCTG GTCCTCAAGTCCATGGGTTTGGCCTCCTGCCCACTCTTTGCCGTCTACCTCATCCTGCTGGGCCTCATGGTCGGCTTTCTGCTGCTCTACTACCTGTGCCTGTGCTTCATCAGACAGACATCTAG
- the ABCG8 gene encoding ATP-binding cassette sub-family G member 8 isoform X2, producing the protein MTEMVPREMALGLTAASQDTWGLQESLFPCESDSDSLYFTYSGPPNTLEVRNLSYQVDTASQLSWFKRLVHFKLPWASGRALHLLGVQHLSFTLRSGQMVAILGTPDCGRASLLDVLTGRGLAGGVRSGEVLINGQPGTPQQVRKSVAHVRGHDQLLPHLTVRETLAFVAQLRLPRTFTQAQRDKRVEEVIAELRLRPCADTRVGNSYVRGVSGGERRRVSIGVQLLWNPGILLLDEPTSGLDSFTAHALVRSLSRLARGNRLVLLGLQQPRSDVFRLLDLVLLLAAGQPVYLGAAHHLAAYFSAAGHPCPRFCNPADFYVDLTSVDRSCPESEAASRERARALAVLFRDKVQGNPDFLWRAEGSGPEINSPAPLSEPEHPLRAPKMPGPLQQFTTLIRRQLSNDARALPVLLVRGVEACLMALVIGFLYYGHGAAPLSAMDMVALLFMTCALVPFNIILAVISKCYSERTMLSLELEDGLYSAGPYFFAKVLGTLPGQVAYALTYGLLTYGLAGLRMEPVPLLLHLLLVALGVLCCRAMALAIAALMPSFHAASFCGNALYNAFYLSGGFMVQLNGLWTVPAWISKVSFLRWCFQGLMLIHFQGQTYPLAVGNLTLPVPGDLVLKSMGLASCPLFAVYLILLGLMVGFLLLYYLCLCFIRQTSSQDW; encoded by the exons ATGACTGAGATGGTCCCTAGAGAGATGGCACTGGGGCTCACAGCTGCTTCCCAGGACACCTGG GGCCTGCAGGAGAGCCTCTTCCCTTGTGAGAGTGACAGTGACAGCCTGTATTTCACCTATAGCGGACCCCCCAATACGCTGGAGGTGCGGAACCTCAGCTACCAG GTGGATACAGCCTCCCAGCTGTCCTGGTTCAAGCGGCTTGTCCACTTCAAGCTGCCCTGGGCTTCGGGCCGGGCACTCCACCTGCTGGGTGTGCAGCATCTGAGTTTCACACTGAGGAGCGGGCAGATGGTGGCCATCCTCGGGACCCCAG ACTGTGGGCGCGCCTCCCTGCTGGACGTGCTGACAGGGCGCGGACTGGCCGGAGGGGTGCGGTCCGGCGAGGTGCTCATCAATGGGCAGCCGGGCACGCCACAGCAGGTGCGCAAGAGTGTGGCCCATGTGCGCGGCCATGACCAGCTGCTGCCCCACCTGACCGTGCGCGAGACTCTGGCCTTTGTGGCACAGCTGCGCCTACCCAGGACCTTCACCCAGGCCCAGCGAGACAAGAGG GTGGAGGAGGTGATAGCGGAGCTGCGGCTGCGCCCATGTGCAGACACCCGTGTGGGCAACAGCTACGTGCGTGGGGTCTCAGGGGGTGAGCGGCGCAGAGTCAGCATTGGGGTTCAGCTGCTCTGGAACCCAG GCATTCTGCTGCTGGACGAGCCCACGTCGGGGCTGGACAGCTTTACGGCGCATGCGCTGGTGCGCTCGCTGAGCCGCCTGGCGCGTGGGAACCGTCTGGTTCTGCTGGGGCTACAGCAGCCCCGCTCTGATGTCTTCCGCCTGCTTGACCTGGTGCTGCTGCTGGCCGCTGGGCAGCCTGTCTACCTGGGTGCCGCCCACCACCTGGCTGCCTACTTCAGTGCTGCAGGCCACCCCTGCCCACGCTTCTGCAACCCCGCAGATTTTTATG TGGACCTGACCAGCGTGGACAGGAGCTGCCCCGAGAGTGAGGCGGCCAGCCGGGAGAGGGCGCGGGCCCTGGCTGTCTTGTTCAGAGACAAAGTCCAGGGGAACCCTGACTTCCTGTGGAGAGCAGAGGGCTCAGGACCCGAAATCAACAG CCCAGCCCCCTTGAGTGAGCCTGAACACCCCCTGCGGGCCCCCAAGATGCCTGGCCCACTCCAGCAGTTCACCACACTGATCCG GCGCCAGTTGTCCAATGACGCACGCGCCCTGCCGGTCCTGCTGGTGCGTGGGGTGGAGGCCTGTCTGATGGCGCTGGTCATCGGCTTCCTCTACTATGGCCATGGCGCTGCCCCCCTCTCGGCTATGGACATGGTGGCCCTACTCTTCATGACCTGTGCGTTAGTCCCCTTCAACATCATCCTGGCGGTGATCTCCAAGT GCTACTCAGAGCGGACCATGCTCTCGTTGGAGCTGGAGGATGGGCTGTATAGTGCCGGCCCCTACTTCTTTGCCAAG GTGTTGGGCACACTCCCAGGTCAGGTGGCCTACGCGCTTACCTACGGGCTACTCACCTACGGGCTGGCAGGACTACGCATGGAGCCGGTGCCCTTGCTACTTCACCTGTTGCTGGTGGCCCTGGGTGTGCTGTGCTGCCGTGCCATGGCCCTGGCCATTGCCGCCCTGATGCCCTCCTTCCACGCCGCCTCCTTCTGTGGGAACGCGCTCTACAATGCCTTCTACCTCAGtggtggcttcatggtgcagctGAATGGCCTGTGGACCG TGCCTGCCTGGATCTCCAAGGTGTCCTTCCTGCGCTGGTGCTTCCAGGGGTTGATGCTCATCCACTTCCAGGGACAGACGTACCCCCTAGCTGTGGGCAACCTCACCCTGCCCGTGCCCGGGGACCTG GTCCTCAAGTCCATGGGTTTGGCCTCCTGCCCACTCTTTGCCGTCTACCTCATCCTGCTGGGCCTCATGGTCGGCTTTCTGCTGCTCTACTACCTGTGCCTGTGCTTCATCAGACAGACATCTAGCCAGGACTGGTGA
- the ABCG8 gene encoding ATP-binding cassette sub-family G member 8 isoform X5: MTEMVPREMALGLTAASQDTWGLQESLFPCESDSDSLYFTYSGPPNTLEVRNLSYQVDTASQLSWFKRLVHFKLPWASGRALHLLGVQHLSFTLRSGQMVAILGTPDCGRASLLDVLTGRGLAGGVRSGEVLINGQPGTPQQVRKSVAHVRGHDQLLPHLTVRETLAFVAQLRLPRTFTQAQRDKRVEEVIAELRLRPCADTRVGNSYVRGVSGGERRRVSIGVQLLWNPGILLLDEPTSGLDSFTAHALVRSLSRLARGNRLVLLGLQQPRSDVFRLLDLVLLLAAGQPVYLGAAHHLAAYFSAAGHPCPRFCNPADFYVDLTSVDRSCPESEAASRERARALAVLFRDKVQGNPDFLWRAEGSGPEINSPAPLSEPEHPLRAPKMPGPLQQFTTLIRRQLSNDARALPVLLVRGVEACLMALVIGFLYYGHGAAPLSAMDMVALLFMTCALVPFNIILAVISKCYSERTMLSLELEDGLYSAGPYFFAKWWLHGAAEWPVDRACLDLQGVLPALVLPGVDAHPLPGTDVPPSCGQPHPARARGPGPQVHGFGLLPTLCRLPHPAGPHGRLSAALLPVPVLHQTDI, encoded by the exons ATGACTGAGATGGTCCCTAGAGAGATGGCACTGGGGCTCACAGCTGCTTCCCAGGACACCTGG GGCCTGCAGGAGAGCCTCTTCCCTTGTGAGAGTGACAGTGACAGCCTGTATTTCACCTATAGCGGACCCCCCAATACGCTGGAGGTGCGGAACCTCAGCTACCAG GTGGATACAGCCTCCCAGCTGTCCTGGTTCAAGCGGCTTGTCCACTTCAAGCTGCCCTGGGCTTCGGGCCGGGCACTCCACCTGCTGGGTGTGCAGCATCTGAGTTTCACACTGAGGAGCGGGCAGATGGTGGCCATCCTCGGGACCCCAG ACTGTGGGCGCGCCTCCCTGCTGGACGTGCTGACAGGGCGCGGACTGGCCGGAGGGGTGCGGTCCGGCGAGGTGCTCATCAATGGGCAGCCGGGCACGCCACAGCAGGTGCGCAAGAGTGTGGCCCATGTGCGCGGCCATGACCAGCTGCTGCCCCACCTGACCGTGCGCGAGACTCTGGCCTTTGTGGCACAGCTGCGCCTACCCAGGACCTTCACCCAGGCCCAGCGAGACAAGAGG GTGGAGGAGGTGATAGCGGAGCTGCGGCTGCGCCCATGTGCAGACACCCGTGTGGGCAACAGCTACGTGCGTGGGGTCTCAGGGGGTGAGCGGCGCAGAGTCAGCATTGGGGTTCAGCTGCTCTGGAACCCAG GCATTCTGCTGCTGGACGAGCCCACGTCGGGGCTGGACAGCTTTACGGCGCATGCGCTGGTGCGCTCGCTGAGCCGCCTGGCGCGTGGGAACCGTCTGGTTCTGCTGGGGCTACAGCAGCCCCGCTCTGATGTCTTCCGCCTGCTTGACCTGGTGCTGCTGCTGGCCGCTGGGCAGCCTGTCTACCTGGGTGCCGCCCACCACCTGGCTGCCTACTTCAGTGCTGCAGGCCACCCCTGCCCACGCTTCTGCAACCCCGCAGATTTTTATG TGGACCTGACCAGCGTGGACAGGAGCTGCCCCGAGAGTGAGGCGGCCAGCCGGGAGAGGGCGCGGGCCCTGGCTGTCTTGTTCAGAGACAAAGTCCAGGGGAACCCTGACTTCCTGTGGAGAGCAGAGGGCTCAGGACCCGAAATCAACAG CCCAGCCCCCTTGAGTGAGCCTGAACACCCCCTGCGGGCCCCCAAGATGCCTGGCCCACTCCAGCAGTTCACCACACTGATCCG GCGCCAGTTGTCCAATGACGCACGCGCCCTGCCGGTCCTGCTGGTGCGTGGGGTGGAGGCCTGTCTGATGGCGCTGGTCATCGGCTTCCTCTACTATGGCCATGGCGCTGCCCCCCTCTCGGCTATGGACATGGTGGCCCTACTCTTCATGACCTGTGCGTTAGTCCCCTTCAACATCATCCTGGCGGTGATCTCCAAGT GCTACTCAGAGCGGACCATGCTCTCGTTGGAGCTGGAGGATGGGCTGTATAGTGCCGGCCCCTACTTCTTTGCCAAG tggtggcttcatggtgcagctGAATGGCCTGTGGACCG TGCCTGCCTGGATCTCCAAGGTGTCCTTCCTGCGCTGGTGCTTCCAGGGGTTGATGCTCATCCACTTCCAGGGACAGACGTACCCCCTAGCTGTGGGCAACCTCACCCTGCCCGTGCCCGGGGACCTG GTCCTCAAGTCCATGGGTTTGGCCTCCTGCCCACTCTTTGCCGTCTACCTCATCCTGCTGGGCCTCATGGTCGGCTTTCTGCTGCTCTACTACCTGTGCCTGTGCTTCATCAGACAGACATCTAG
- the ABCG8 gene encoding ATP-binding cassette sub-family G member 8 isoform X4, which produces MTEMVPREMALGLTAASQDTWGLQESLFPCESDSDSLYFTYSGPPNTLEVRNLSYQVDTASQLSWFKRLVHFKLPWASGRALHLLGVQHLSFTLRSGQMVAILGTPDCGRASLLDVLTGRGLAGGVRSGEVLINGQPGTPQQVRKSVAHVRGHDQLLPHLTVRETLAFVAQLRLPRTFTQAQRDKRVEEVIAELRLRPCADTRVGNSYVRGVSGGERRRVSIGVQLLWNPGILLLDEPTSGLDSFTAHALVRSLSRLARGNRLVLLGLQQPRSDVFRLLDLVLLLAAGQPVYLGAAHHLAAYFSAAGHPCPRFCNPADFYVDLTSVDRSCPESEAASRERARALAVLFRDKVQGNPDFLWRAEGSGPEINRRQLSNDARALPVLLVRGVEACLMALVIGFLYYGHGAAPLSAMDMVALLFMTCALVPFNIILAVISKCYSERTMLSLELEDGLYSAGPYFFAKALVQVLGTLPGQVAYALTYGLLTYGLAGLRMEPVPLLLHLLLVALGVLCCRAMALAIAALMPSFHAASFCGNALYNAFYLSGGFMVQLNGLWTVPAWISKVSFLRWCFQGLMLIHFQGQTYPLAVGNLTLPVPGDLVLKSMGLASCPLFAVYLILLGLMVGFLLLYYLCLCFIRQTSSQDW; this is translated from the exons ATGACTGAGATGGTCCCTAGAGAGATGGCACTGGGGCTCACAGCTGCTTCCCAGGACACCTGG GGCCTGCAGGAGAGCCTCTTCCCTTGTGAGAGTGACAGTGACAGCCTGTATTTCACCTATAGCGGACCCCCCAATACGCTGGAGGTGCGGAACCTCAGCTACCAG GTGGATACAGCCTCCCAGCTGTCCTGGTTCAAGCGGCTTGTCCACTTCAAGCTGCCCTGGGCTTCGGGCCGGGCACTCCACCTGCTGGGTGTGCAGCATCTGAGTTTCACACTGAGGAGCGGGCAGATGGTGGCCATCCTCGGGACCCCAG ACTGTGGGCGCGCCTCCCTGCTGGACGTGCTGACAGGGCGCGGACTGGCCGGAGGGGTGCGGTCCGGCGAGGTGCTCATCAATGGGCAGCCGGGCACGCCACAGCAGGTGCGCAAGAGTGTGGCCCATGTGCGCGGCCATGACCAGCTGCTGCCCCACCTGACCGTGCGCGAGACTCTGGCCTTTGTGGCACAGCTGCGCCTACCCAGGACCTTCACCCAGGCCCAGCGAGACAAGAGG GTGGAGGAGGTGATAGCGGAGCTGCGGCTGCGCCCATGTGCAGACACCCGTGTGGGCAACAGCTACGTGCGTGGGGTCTCAGGGGGTGAGCGGCGCAGAGTCAGCATTGGGGTTCAGCTGCTCTGGAACCCAG GCATTCTGCTGCTGGACGAGCCCACGTCGGGGCTGGACAGCTTTACGGCGCATGCGCTGGTGCGCTCGCTGAGCCGCCTGGCGCGTGGGAACCGTCTGGTTCTGCTGGGGCTACAGCAGCCCCGCTCTGATGTCTTCCGCCTGCTTGACCTGGTGCTGCTGCTGGCCGCTGGGCAGCCTGTCTACCTGGGTGCCGCCCACCACCTGGCTGCCTACTTCAGTGCTGCAGGCCACCCCTGCCCACGCTTCTGCAACCCCGCAGATTTTTATG TGGACCTGACCAGCGTGGACAGGAGCTGCCCCGAGAGTGAGGCGGCCAGCCGGGAGAGGGCGCGGGCCCTGGCTGTCTTGTTCAGAGACAAAGTCCAGGGGAACCCTGACTTCCTGTGGAGAGCAGAGGGCTCAGGACCCGAAATCAACAG GCGCCAGTTGTCCAATGACGCACGCGCCCTGCCGGTCCTGCTGGTGCGTGGGGTGGAGGCCTGTCTGATGGCGCTGGTCATCGGCTTCCTCTACTATGGCCATGGCGCTGCCCCCCTCTCGGCTATGGACATGGTGGCCCTACTCTTCATGACCTGTGCGTTAGTCCCCTTCAACATCATCCTGGCGGTGATCTCCAAGT GCTACTCAGAGCGGACCATGCTCTCGTTGGAGCTGGAGGATGGGCTGTATAGTGCCGGCCCCTACTTCTTTGCCAAG GCCCTTGTGCAGGTGTTGGGCACACTCCCAGGTCAGGTGGCCTACGCGCTTACCTACGGGCTACTCACCTACGGGCTGGCAGGACTACGCATGGAGCCGGTGCCCTTGCTACTTCACCTGTTGCTGGTGGCCCTGGGTGTGCTGTGCTGCCGTGCCATGGCCCTGGCCATTGCCGCCCTGATGCCCTCCTTCCACGCCGCCTCCTTCTGTGGGAACGCGCTCTACAATGCCTTCTACCTCAGtggtggcttcatggtgcagctGAATGGCCTGTGGACCG TGCCTGCCTGGATCTCCAAGGTGTCCTTCCTGCGCTGGTGCTTCCAGGGGTTGATGCTCATCCACTTCCAGGGACAGACGTACCCCCTAGCTGTGGGCAACCTCACCCTGCCCGTGCCCGGGGACCTG GTCCTCAAGTCCATGGGTTTGGCCTCCTGCCCACTCTTTGCCGTCTACCTCATCCTGCTGGGCCTCATGGTCGGCTTTCTGCTGCTCTACTACCTGTGCCTGTGCTTCATCAGACAGACATCTAGCCAGGACTGGTGA